AAGTCTCCTTGAACAAAATTTGTAGTTTGTTTACTGCTCATACAAGTTTATTTTTCAAAGTTATGGTAGAGTTTGGAATATTCATGAAATGTTACTAAAGGCACTTATACGACTTATTCAACTGATCATGAACAAGTCTAAGTGTTGGAAAAATGAGTGCTAATAAATATGCTGCCGATAAGTAGGTGGGCGTTAAAAATTGTCGTTGGGGCAAGGGAACAGGGAACTCTTAACTGGGAACAGAGTTTTGAGTGATTTTACTTTTCTTCACATACCTTTAAATTTTTCTGTTCACCTACTTAGGTGTAATTAAAAGATTAGACATCTCCAGAAAAGAATGTAGAGCCGAGAATCCCTACCCATGGAACCTCTCTATACTAAACACGGGTGAGATTTAAACTTTTGCCAAATGACAAAGAACCCAGATGTGTAGTAGGGGTCAACCAAAAGCTGATATGTGTCAACTTAAGCTCAAATCCCTACCACATCTCGTTCCTAGTCTCTGACTAGGAATGCAGTTGATGAGGCTCTGCCTCTAATATCATTGAAGGCAGAGCCTTCTAGAATTCATTCCCAGTCAGAGACTGGGAATGAGACGACTTGAGGTTTTTCGTAATTTTGTAAAAGTCCATGTCTGAACCGTGTTTAGTATACAAGGGTTCTAGGGTACGCATATTTAATTTCTGGAGATACCCATTGATTATACTGTAACTTACAAGGAACAAGTTGCAAAGAACCTTTCCCCGGCGCTACCGTCTACAATTTGACGTAGTAGTGTATAGAGTGCAAAAACCATGAGACGTAGATACAAAAAAGGCTTGCAATCATTCATCAGCTTTAGCCTATTTACCACCTTAATCACGCTATATCCCGTGACCGCTACCCCTCTACGTACCCCGGATAAGACCGTCAACTGTGAGCTTCTCATTGTGGGTGGTGGACTCTCTGGAGTTGCTACAGCTTACGAAGGGTTACTCGCAGGACGCACAGTTTGTTTAACAGAAATAACTGACTGGTTGGGGGGACAAATCTCCTCCCAAGGGACATCTGCATTAGACGAAAGACCAACTCAACGAGCTAAACAATTCTATTCTCGCGGTTATTCCGAATTAAGAAACCGCATTGAACGGAAATATGGCAAACTTAACCCTGGTGATTGTTGGGTAAGTGACTCCTGTTTTCTGCCTCGTGATGCTCACAAGATCATGACACAAATGCTCAAAGATGCGGAAAGAAAAGGTAGAGGAAAATTACAATGGTTTCCCAATACAGTAATTAAAGATTTAGGAATTAGCAAAGATGGCAAAATCATCAATAATTCCATAGCAATTCAACATCAACCAGCAAAAAATCAACTCCCTTTAAATACTTATCCTTTATCTCAAACTATTGAAGATGCTTATAGTTATCAAAACTCATCACAATTGAGTAAAACTATTATTCGTTTTCTGCCTAAAACATCTCAAAATAATCCTGGAAAATGGTACGTTGTAGATACAAGTGAAACTGGAGAAATTATTGCTTTAGCAGATGTCCCTTATCGTCTAGGAATTGATGCCCGTTCCTATCTTGAACCTTCATCTTCTAGCACGATAAATTATCCTTATTGTCCTCAAGGTTTCACTTATACCTTTGCAATGGAGGCTACAAAAGATCACCAGACCCAAATAATGCCGCCATTCTATTTACAATATTCACCATATTTTAGTTATGAATTAAAACGATTAGCAAACTTTGATTTAGTATTTACCTATCGCCGAATTTGGAGTCCGCAAAAAGGCCAAGTAACTACATTCAATGGTGTGAAATTTACTTCATCAACACCGGGGGATATTTCTATGCAAAACTGGACTTGGGGAAATGATTACCGTCCAGGAACAGCGGCGGATAATCTTATTTATTCTCGGCAACAATTAGAAAATTCTGGACAGTTAAAATCTGGAGGTTGGCAAGGTGGACTACGCACAGAAACTTTGCGTAAAGCTGAAGAAAAAGCATTTTCCTATTTTTATTGGTTGTATGGGGGAACTACAGATTCTCAGTTGGGTAATGGTGTGAAAAAACCGCAAACAAATATCCGTTTCTTAACAGGTTTAGATTCGCCTATGGGGACGGTTCATGGTTTATCTAAATACCCTTATATGCGGGAAGGAAGACGGATTATTGGTCGTCCAAGTTGGGGACAACCGGAAGGTTTTGGTATTTGGGAAGTTGATATTTCTCGGCGTAATTATAATGATGAATATTATCGGAAAACTTTGCCAGCAAATATGTATGGCAATCTAAAAGCAACTGTGGCTGGTTTGGAGGCGACATCTGTAATTAGTGGGGAAATTCCTCCAGAAAAAGTTATTCGCCGGAGTCGTTCGACAATTTACCCTGATGCTGTGGGTATTGGTCATTATGCCATAGATTTTCATCCTTGTATGGCAAAAAGTCCGGTGGAAGCACCTGGTAATCAGGAACGTGCTGGAGAAAGGCGGGGTGCAGGACTTGCTTATCCTTTTCAAATTGCTTTGCGGGCAATGATTCCCCAAAAAATTGATAATTTATTGGTAGGGGGAAAAAGTATTGCTACTAGTCATATTGCGGCGGCGGCTTATCGGGTTCATTCTTTTGAATGGTCTTCTGGTGCGGCTGCGGGAACTGTGGCGAGTTTTGCACTAAAAGAAGGAATCGCACCATATCAATTGGTTGATGATTTACCTCAACAAGAACCACAATTACAAATTTTAAGAAAGTTGTTGGAGGCGAATGGGAATCCTACGGCTTTTCCTGATACTTCTATTTTTAATGAAAGTTGGGATGATTGGCGGTAGTAAATTGGGCGCAGGCCCTGCGCCCCTACTTTCTCACTCAGCCAGCAATGGATTAAACTGGTTATTTGTAATGTCAGTTTTTACAATGTCGTTTTTGGCTGATTTTTCTATGGTGACAAGAATTGCAGATGTGTACAGTATGGCTTCAGCACCAACTGTGACACCTGACCGGGTTAATCAAGTGACTCGGAAAACCTATCCTAATTATAAGGTGATTGTGTTGAATGATGATTTCAATACTTTCCAGCACGTGGCTGAGTGTTTGATGAAGTATATTCCGGGGATGTCGGGCGATCGCGCTTGGGATCTCACTAATCAGGTACACTATGAAGGACAAGCGATTGTTTGGACCGGTCCCCAAGAACCAGCAGAATTATACCACCAACAACTTCGTCGGGCTGGGTTGACAATGGCTCCCCTGGAAGCAGCCTAATTATGTCAAAACCTACTGATGGTAGACTTGTTTGGAATCACTCTACCCATATTCCTGGTCTAATTCCCATTTTAGAACGTTTGTGTCAACAGCATGGTATTGGAACTGTGACACCCGCGGTGATTGGTAGAGCTAAGGGTCATGCACCAAAAATGCAGTTGCGGGTGTCTGTACCGATTCGTGGTGGCTATAAAATCATTGCTCGTCAAGGTAAGACGGTGCAGGAGGTGTTTATCCTCACAACTTTACTACAGGATGAACTCGAAGGTGCGATCGCTATTGCTATGAGAATTGCCTAAATTATGAATTTACAAATAGCAAGGTTGGAGCTAAGTTCAGTTCTAACCTTGACTTTTGATTATTCTTCAATTTTATGAACTGCAAACTTATGTAACGGTAAACTCAAAATACAAGAAAATGTTAAGAAATATGACAAAGCAGAAATGTTGAATAGCGTAATAAAACTTTACATATTGAAATAAACTTAGCCTATAAGTGCTATTTTTCATCTTATCCAAATAAGTTTTCTAAACCAATGAACATAACTTATTTCCTGACACATATAGGACTGAAGATAACGGAGTTTATCTAATAAAGTTTTGCCAAATTCTTGCGGTATTTCTATTAGTTGCAATATCAAATAAGCGATTAAACAGCACATTATCTGAATTCTAATTCCATTCTCATTCTTTGTCATAAGTCTGTCTAACTTGAGGTGCATTTTTAAGAATTTCCATAACAATTCAATTTGCCATCTTTGTATGTAAATTTCCATAATCTCTTGATTACTAACTTGCTCTTCTCCTTCATTTAATAAGTTTGTTGCTAAACGAAATTCACTCTTAGTTTCTATATCACAAAATGCTACTACTCTAATTTCCACTTCTCTTTCATCTTTGCCAACTTTACAATTACCATTTTCTAGCATTTCTAAAGTGACATTATTTTTAATTCTTAAGACAAAAGCTTTATTTTTTTGTTGTTTTAATTCAGATATTCTTTCGGAGGATGCAAATCCTCTATCCATTATCCCTACTCCTTTTGACGGAATTGCTTCTACTGTTTCTTGTCCATATTTATGGTCATGTCCTTGCCCAAAATGAATCACCATTCCACCAACTTCTGATGTCAAACTATCTAACCCACAAAATAGTTTTACTTGATGATATCCTTGACTCCATAATAATTTACTTGTTAATGTAATAATTGTTGAATCTATAGGAAATAATGCTTGGGTTTCTTCCTTTCCTTTTTTCTTTCTCAGTTGATTGTTTAATTCAGTTATTATCTCCAAAAATACTTGAGTATCTCTCTTTTTACTTGCCTTGGAAAAATTTGATATTTTTAAATCTATCCCTTGATTATTTAGTCTTTGAAATAAATCTCTCATACTCACTATACTTTTATCCATGACATACTGTAACCACACTGATACAAATGAAAATGTGTCCAGAACTGGATAATCTTTTTTGGGCAATGGTTTCAATATTGTTTTGACCACTTCTGGAAAATTCTTTAAGCGCATAATTTGATAATTCTTTATCTAGATTTTTTTAGATTGTATCAAATTATGGTACTTTTTTTTAATCTTTTCCTAACATTCAACACTTCTGATGACAAAGCTGTAGTAATTCTTAAAGTCATCATTACAGCGTCCCAGTCAAATAAAAATACTTTTTCTATCCCAAAAGCAACGCAATAAACTAACCAGTAAGCAAAGCTCATTCTTAAGAGACTTTCTTCTGTTTCTTGAAAATCATCTATGGCTTGATTATCATCCTTTAATAACCATAGACCGACAATACAAGCGATTGAGGAAATAGCCACCACAAATTCATGGCAACATAAATTCACTGTAGGCATTGATTTTTGTCTCCATTTCCAATGTTTTTATATTCCTATGGAAATTTAGTTTAAAGGAATATGCTGGAGAGTTGTACAAAATAGTTACAAACTGCAATCCCTCAACAAGTTTCTTCACAAATCCCAATACCTGAAAAGTCATGATTGCTGTATCAAATGTTTTACCCCTCCCTAACCCTCCCCTTATAAAGGGGAGGGAACTAAGTAGGTTGGCGTTGAAAATTATCGTTATAGCAAGGCAAGAGTAAAGAAGTTTTCAGCGATTTTACGTTTCTTTACACAGTTTGATTTTATTGTGTTCACTTACTTACGTTGTTATTGCGGCATTTTCTGACAAAAATCTCATCATATTGATGTCAGTCATCTAACTTAGGGTTAATTTAAAATATCTAACTTAGGATTAATTAAATTACTTTGACTAAAGCATAAGCTGGTTATAGCAGGTTAATTCCAACTATGTTATTTTGGAGATATTAAGATAATGTTGCAAGAAAATTTTACGACTTCTCAGAAGGGAATAGATGCTTCTTTAATTGGTTTTGATGAAAGTTGTTTATCGGAATTAAGTTCGGAACAAGCCTCTAATATTGTTGGAGGATTTACACTTAAAAATAATACAGAAGCACCAAGGATTTTCTATAATTTTGGGGAGAAGTCACCCCTCAAACAACAAACTTTACAACCAGGAGAGAGCGGTACTTATCCCGGAGAGTTTATTTTGTATAATTCTTCGGCATCAAAACCCGGAATTAGTCCAGCAGTATTCAAAGCAGACCCTTCCGGTTCATTTAGTCTAAATCAATCAGGAACTAAGATAATTCCTACTGATCTTAGTTCTTCTAATGGAAGTACAGATTGCTAAAAAAGCCTGTAAATAAATTTTGAATAAACAGCCTCTAGAACTTAATCTGGAGGTTTTATTTATAAGTAGTTTGGTCATTGGTCATTGGTTATTGGTCATTGGTCATTGGTCATTGGTCATTGGTTATTGGTCATTGGTCATTGGTGAAAACGATTCTTCTTTCTTCTTTCTTCTTTCTTCCTTCCTCCTGACTCCTGACTCCTGACTCCTGCTAAACTACTTCACAAGAATGAACTAAAGGTAATAATGGACCTATTTGTTCTTGTCCATTTATAGCTAAATCACTATGACATAAATACAATTTATCAGACACCCGCGCCAGTAAATCGGTGACAATTTTTTGTAATCTTTGTGCTTCGGCTAGTTGTTCATCTGCGGCTGTCCAAGGTTGTCCTAACCTATCTCGTAAAAATAAAGTAGCACCAAATAAAGTAGCTGCACCACCTTTTGCCCACAGTGGTGAACCAATATCTAACCAAAAATGCCAACGGTGATGTTTACGACTTGCACGATACTGAAAGATGGTTGCTAAAGTTACGGCTTTTCTACTGCTACCGATAGGACGGATAGGATAGGGATTTGCAGTAATTGTTCCTCGTCGCAGCAGTTGAATAAATATCGCTATCGCCACGCTATCGCTATCACTAATGGTAATACTAAGGGTTTCTGGTGTATGCAGTGAAAGTAATAGAGTATCATTTTGTTTTAAGCGGGCATCTACTTCCCAATAATGTTGAGCGGTTTCTATTAATTCTCTTAATGCTGCTAATTCTTGATATGAAGGGTTTTTATCCTTACACACAAACTCTTGAATGGCTTTGTAGAGGAGAAAAATGGGGGTGAGGAGAAGTCCCTGGTGATATTCCTCTCTCTGTTTGCCAATCCATTGTAATATATCTTCATACGCCTGAGTGGCAATATAGCCAATTCTATCCCAGCGTTCAAAGGTTTTCACTGGTAATAAATTGGGTGTGTCGGGGTGGGGAACGAAACAAGCATCAGCGATTAACCCAGCCCGCACCGGATCTATTTGAGAATGATGGAATTCTTTTTCCTGCCCATTTTGGGTTTGATATTGACTCAAAACCACCAACATTTCCGCCACTGCATCCCTATCTACTAACCGCCCCAAACCGGGGTAAACTAGAGCCATGAGGGTAAGTAATGCTCTCACCACTGAAGAACTGATTAAGGGGCGTTGTTCGTTGAGAGATTCTACCTCGATATTTTGTTTAGTTAATATTTCTACTAGAGTATAACGAGCGATCGCATCTAAACCCGGTGCAATAATTACTACTTCATCCGCCGCTACTTCCCCTGACTGCACTCCATCAATAATGATCTCGGCTGTTTGGCGTAATAATTGGGCGCGGGAATTAGTTTGAATAGGCTTGACACAACTGGGTAAACTCAACATCGTCATTGGCTGTGTTACCAATTCTACCATTTGCTCAGTCAAAGAATATCCCAAACTATTTACAGGTGGTGAAGTTAAAGTTTCTACTTGACAACGCCCAGATAATTGGTATAAATACTCAGGATCTGCACCTAAACCCCAGCGGACAGCCCCATGAGGATTATAGCTAAAAGCCCCCACAGCACCAGCATCTAACAAAAATGCAAATAAGTTAGCAGCGATCGCCGGATAATCATCCACATCATCTGCTATGATCCCTTGATAACGGTGTTTTAAATGCTGTTGATAGCTACCATCAGGTAATAATTTTTGGTGATACAATTCGGTAATTAGTGCATAAGTCAATAAACCTGTTTCTAAACACCAATTTCGCCAATTTAGTAGTAAAAAACCCAAAAAATCCGGCTCTAAATTGATAGAATTATCCTCTAAACCACTTTGTAATATCTGGGGAATATCTTCACAGGATACACCGCTATAAGCTGCCAATTGCCATAAATCTAGAATCCTTCTGACCAAACGATTCTCATTCATCCCTACACGCCGCAAAACTTCTGAATTTAACTGAGAACTCCAGAGTTTCGTCGCCAACTCTTGTTCCGTTTCGGGACGTAATCTAACCGGAAATTGTGCTTTGATTGACAATGAATCAATTAGCAACGGCCAAAACAAAATTACCTCATCTTGGAAAAAACCTAAAGCCGTTTTGACACGAATAGGATATTTTCCCAGTGTTAAAGTAGTAACTCTATCAGCTAATTCCCTGCGATTATCATCATTAGCAGCTAACAATAAAATACCTGGTTCTTTTTGGTGTAAATTTAAATTTTGATCTATAGATTGGGTTTGAGAATTGTTAAGATTTTTATTATAAAATGAACCGGAAACTTGATTATTAACTTGCAACCAAGCATCAAAATAGCTGACCAAGCGAGTAGTTTTACCACTACGACTAGTACCAAAAATCCAAAGAGAATCAGAAATCATGGTTTTTGCGTTAACTTAAGTTTAAGAATTTAGTAGATAATCCCAAATAATCGTCTCGATGAAAAGTACCGTGTCTAGCCAAAAAATATACCCCTTTTTATTGTCTGCTTACAGATGGTATCTACTGACACCAGAACGTTCTTTAAGTACAGCTTATCAAGCAGCTATAAAAATTAAGGAAATTGAAGATCAACACTTTAATGGTAACAAAATAGACTTCGAGTTTACCATACACAGTGCCAGTGTCATGGATTATTTTCAAGGAGATTTGCAAAAGTTATTAAAAACTGTGCAAATGCGGCTGACAGAATTTAAAGCTAGTCGGTGGTTTGCGAATGAATCTAAACAAAAAGCTGCCCTAAAATTGGGTATAGAATATTCTAGCCCCGCATTAATTTTAGAGAAACTAGAATTCATTGATCAAGTTACCTCCAAATATACTAATAATGATATAGATACAAATTATAACAACTCCAACTCTTCACCTGTTGTACCAGCCACAGATTTAGTTAATTCCCAACAATTTATTCCTAAAACATCAAATCAAGCCAACAAAAATACACCGAAAGGAAAAACTAATACAACAGGTATTTTACCACGGTCAATTTTAAGCACAATCACTCGCCTACAGGTAGAATTAGATCCAGAATCTGAACAAAATGTAGTTCAAAATTTTCGGAAAGCTCAACAAAGAAGTATTATCTCAATTCGGTTTATACTTTTACTAATTATCGTTCCTCTTCTAACTCATCAATTATCCAAGGCTTTAATTGTTGGTCCATTGGTAGAACATTTTCGCCATGATAAAACAGTAGAAGTTTTCCTAAATGGAGAAATGGAAGAAGAAGGATTATTAGCATTACAAAGGTTTGAAGAAAGAATCAAATTTGAAGCCTTAATTAGTAATGCACCTGCGCTTGGGGCTGAAGAATTAGAACTCAAAATAAAGAAGAAAGCAGAGGAAGTCAAAGAGGAATTTCGTAAAGAAAGTGATAATGCTATTAAAAATGTATTTGCTGATATTTTCGCAGTAATTACCTTCACCATCTTATTACTTGTTAGTAAGCGTTCTATCGCAGTCCTCAAAGAATTTTTTGATAACGTAGTTTATGGTTTAAGTGATAGTGCTAAAGCATTTATTATCATTTTATTTACCGATGTTTTTGTCGGTTTCCACTCTCCTCACGGTTGGGAAGTTCTCTTAGAAGGAATATCACGACATTGGGGATTACCAGCCAATCGTGATTTTATTTTCTTATTTATTGCCACATTTCCCGTAATTTTAGATACGATCTTCAAATATTGGATTTTCCGTTACTTAAATCGGATTTCACCTTCTGCCGTTGCTACCTACCATAACATGAATGAATAGCCAGCATTTTGCCAACATTACTATAGGAATCCGGTTTGATTCCTGAATTTTCCGTTGAGTTAGGGAACAGGGAACAGGGAACAGGGAACAGGGAAGAAGGATTTCAGTATGTACCGAGTTCTGTTCAAAAATCAAATAGGAGTCCTATATTAGCTTACCAATATTTATGGCTAGTTCCGTAATTTCCAACTCTTACTCTCTGTGCCTCTGCGCCTCTGCGTGCAGTAAAATCATTCTTTTAATCAGCATTAAGATGAAGCTGCGTAGAATAATATTTTCAGGGTAAGTAGGTGAACACAATAAAACCAAACTGTGTAAAGAAAAGTAAAATCGCCCAAACCCTCTTCACTCTTGCCTCTTGCCTTTTGCCTTGCCATAACGACAATTTTCAACGCCAACCTACTTAATTGACCGCAGATAAACAGATTGTTGATATCTGACGCACCTTACCAATGTGCCAGTTGCGTAAATTGTCAAATTAGTTAATTTTTTAATACAAAAATACATAAGTCTTTACAAAAAACATCTTGTTTATACCATACTGTTCAGGGTATATTCCAATAGAGCCGTTGCGGTTTAGTAGCAGATTTACACACTCTGGGCAAATATACAACCAAAAGTTGAGCATCTATGGATATATCTAATGTTCGTGACGACTCCAATTCACCACTTGTCACTTCTAGTATATTGAGTAACGACTTTTTACCCGTAAACCCGTTAGATAAAAATTCCCATTCATTCATTCATTCAGAATTTGATTCCCTTGCTACTATTACACCAACACAATATCTGAATCAAGAAATTCTCCCAATTACACAAATAGCACTACAAAAATTTTCCAATTCCTCTGAGTTCTCAAATAATATAGAATTAGCTTTTGGCTATGGTTGCAATGTTGAATTCGCACATCAAATAGTTGACAATTTAGCCAGTGGTCAAGAAATTCCCAATATCCAAATTATCCCTCAATCTCAGTTAAAAGCTGATGGAGCATTTGGCAATAATACTATTTATATCTCTCAAGATTTAGTTAACTCACAACAGTCTAATTTTAGTCAAGTTGTCAATGTCCTGTTAGAAGAAATGGGACACTATATAGATTCGCAAATA
The DNA window shown above is from Anabaena sp. WA102 and carries:
- a CDS encoding transposase, which produces MRLKNFPEVVKTILKPLPKKDYPVLDTFSFVSVWLQYVMDKSIVSMRDLFQRLNNQGIDLKISNFSKASKKRDTQVFLEIITELNNQLRKKKGKEETQALFPIDSTIITLTSKLLWSQGYHQVKLFCGLDSLTSEVGGMVIHFGQGHDHKYGQETVEAIPSKGVGIMDRGFASSERISELKQQKNKAFVLRIKNNVTLEMLENGNCKVGKDEREVEIRVVAFCDIETKSEFRLATNLLNEGEEQVSNQEIMEIYIQRWQIELLWKFLKMHLKLDRLMTKNENGIRIQIMCCLIAYLILQLIEIPQEFGKTLLDKLRYLQSYMCQEISYVHWFRKLIWIR
- a CDS encoding FAD-dependent oxidoreductase, encoding MRRRYKKGLQSFISFSLFTTLITLYPVTATPLRTPDKTVNCELLIVGGGLSGVATAYEGLLAGRTVCLTEITDWLGGQISSQGTSALDERPTQRAKQFYSRGYSELRNRIERKYGKLNPGDCWVSDSCFLPRDAHKIMTQMLKDAERKGRGKLQWFPNTVIKDLGISKDGKIINNSIAIQHQPAKNQLPLNTYPLSQTIEDAYSYQNSSQLSKTIIRFLPKTSQNNPGKWYVVDTSETGEIIALADVPYRLGIDARSYLEPSSSSTINYPYCPQGFTYTFAMEATKDHQTQIMPPFYLQYSPYFSYELKRLANFDLVFTYRRIWSPQKGQVTTFNGVKFTSSTPGDISMQNWTWGNDYRPGTAADNLIYSRQQLENSGQLKSGGWQGGLRTETLRKAEEKAFSYFYWLYGGTTDSQLGNGVKKPQTNIRFLTGLDSPMGTVHGLSKYPYMREGRRIIGRPSWGQPEGFGIWEVDISRRNYNDEYYRKTLPANMYGNLKATVAGLEATSVISGEIPPEKVIRRSRSTIYPDAVGIGHYAIDFHPCMAKSPVEAPGNQERAGERRGAGLAYPFQIALRAMIPQKIDNLLVGGKSIATSHIAAAAYRVHSFEWSSGAAAGTVASFALKEGIAPYQLVDDLPQQEPQLQILRKLLEANGNPTAFPDTSIFNESWDDWR
- the clpS gene encoding ATP-dependent Clp protease adapter ClpS, translated to MVTRIADVYSMASAPTVTPDRVNQVTRKTYPNYKVIVLNDDFNTFQHVAECLMKYIPGMSGDRAWDLTNQVHYEGQAIVWTGPQEPAELYHQQLRRAGLTMAPLEAA
- a CDS encoding proton extrusion protein PcxA, with protein sequence MKSTVSSQKIYPFLLSAYRWYLLTPERSLSTAYQAAIKIKEIEDQHFNGNKIDFEFTIHSASVMDYFQGDLQKLLKTVQMRLTEFKASRWFANESKQKAALKLGIEYSSPALILEKLEFIDQVTSKYTNNDIDTNYNNSNSSPVVPATDLVNSQQFIPKTSNQANKNTPKGKTNTTGILPRSILSTITRLQVELDPESEQNVVQNFRKAQQRSIISIRFILLLIIVPLLTHQLSKALIVGPLVEHFRHDKTVEVFLNGEMEEEGLLALQRFEERIKFEALISNAPALGAEELELKIKKKAEEVKEEFRKESDNAIKNVFADIFAVITFTILLLVSKRSIAVLKEFFDNVVYGLSDSAKAFIIILFTDVFVGFHSPHGWEVLLEGISRHWGLPANRDFIFLFIATFPVILDTIFKYWIFRYLNRISPSAVATYHNMNE
- a CDS encoding DUF2103 domain-containing protein encodes the protein MSKPTDGRLVWNHSTHIPGLIPILERLCQQHGIGTVTPAVIGRAKGHAPKMQLRVSVPIRGGYKIIARQGKTVQEVFILTTLLQDELEGAIAIAMRIA